The Nicotiana tabacum cultivar K326 chromosome 14, ASM71507v2, whole genome shotgun sequence genome contains a region encoding:
- the LOC107806963 gene encoding galactokinase isoform X2, with protein MAIRQDTIVAIRKHDSDESEKLLRIANVNSDKYSLCNYPADPLQEVDLKNHKWGHYFICGYKGFYEYAKLKGIDAGEPVGLDVIVDGTVPTGSGLSSSAAFVCSSTIAIMASVGVNMPKKEIAQLTCECERHIGTQSGGMDQAISVMAQSGFAELIDFNPIRATDVQLPAGGTFVIAHSLAESQKAVTAAVNYNNRVVECRLAAIVLGIKLGMEPHEAISNVKTLSDVEGLCISFAGTHGSSDPVLAVKELLHEEPYTSKDIENITQQKLETVFAASPTSLDVLRAAKCYKLHQRAAHVYSEAKRVHAFKDTVSSELSDEDMLKKLGDLMNESHNSCSVLYECSCPELEELVKICRDNGALGARLTGAGWGGCAVALVKESLVPQFILNLKEQFYQSRIGKGTINKNDLGLYIFASKPSSGAAIFKF; from the exons ATGGCAATTCGCCAAGACACAATTGTGGCGATTCGGAAGCACGACTCCGATGAGTCTGAGAAGCTCCTTCGAATTGCCAATGTGAATAGTGACAAGTACTCCTTGTGCAATTACCCTGCTGATCCTCTGCAG GAAGTCGATCTGAAGAATCACAAATGGGGTCATTATTTCATTTGCGG GTACAAGGGTTTCTATGAGTATGCCAAGTTGAAAGGAATAGATGCTGGTGAACCCGTCGGActtgatgttattgttgatggTACAGTTCCAACAG GGTCTGGACTGTCAAGCTCTGCAGCATTTGTTTGCTCTTCCACGATCGCTATAATGGCTTCAGTTGGCGTTAACATGCCCAAG AAagaaattgctcaactcacatGTGAATGTGAAAGGCATATTGGGACTCAGTCTGGTGGAATGGATCAG GCCATCTCTGTTATGGCACAATCTGGGTTTGCAGAGCTGATTGATTTCAATCCTATACGTGCAACTGATGTACAACTCCCTGCTGGTGGAACTTTTGTAATAGCCCACTCATTAGCCGAATCACAAAAAGCAGTTACTGCTGCAGTTAACTACAATAATCGGGTTGTTGAATGCCGACTAGCTGCT ATTGTACTGGGCATTAAGCTGGGGATGGAACCTCATGAGGCAATATCTAATGTAAAAACGCTTTCTGATGTTGAAGGGTTGTGTATATCATTCGCTGGTACTCACGGTTCTTCCGACCCTGTCCTTGCTGTCAAG GAGCTATTGCATGAGGAACCGTATACTAGCAAAGATATTGAGAATATCACGCAGCAAAAGTTGGAAACGGTCTTTGCCGCTTCACCAACTTCTTTGGATGTGCTTCGGGCTGCTAAATGTTACAAGTTGCATCAG AGAGCTGCCCATGTATATTCTGAAGCCAAACGTGTCCATGCTTTTAAAGACACTGTATCATCAGAATTAAG TGATGAAGACATGCTGAAGAAGTTAGGTGACCTTATGAATGAGAGTCACAATAGCTGCAGCGTTCTTTATGAGTGCAG TTGTCCAGAATTAGAAGAACTTGTGAAGATTTGTCGAGATAATGGTGCTCTTGGAGCTAGGCTTACAGGAGCTGGATGGGGTGGTTGTGCAGTGGCTTTGGTGAAAGAGAGTCTTGTTCCACAGTTTATACTTAATTTGAAG GAGCAATTTTATCAATCAAGGATTGGCAAAGGAACAATCAATAAGAATGATCTTGGCTTGTACATTTTTGCATCCAAACCCTCAAGTGGTGCTGccattttcaaattttaa
- the LOC107806963 gene encoding galactokinase isoform X1, with amino-acid sequence MARHEELPIPIFSDLEPVYGGGSQLEEAELRFKNLKAKFIDLFGQPPHVYARSPGRVNLIGEHIDYEGYSVLPMAIRQDTIVAIRKHDSDESEKLLRIANVNSDKYSLCNYPADPLQEVDLKNHKWGHYFICGYKGFYEYAKLKGIDAGEPVGLDVIVDGTVPTGSGLSSSAAFVCSSTIAIMASVGVNMPKKEIAQLTCECERHIGTQSGGMDQAISVMAQSGFAELIDFNPIRATDVQLPAGGTFVIAHSLAESQKAVTAAVNYNNRVVECRLAAIVLGIKLGMEPHEAISNVKTLSDVEGLCISFAGTHGSSDPVLAVKELLHEEPYTSKDIENITQQKLETVFAASPTSLDVLRAAKCYKLHQRAAHVYSEAKRVHAFKDTVSSELSDEDMLKKLGDLMNESHNSCSVLYECSCPELEELVKICRDNGALGARLTGAGWGGCAVALVKESLVPQFILNLKEQFYQSRIGKGTINKNDLGLYIFASKPSSGAAIFKF; translated from the exons ATGGCTAGGCACGAGGAATTACCAATTCCAATATTCTCCGATCTTGAGCCAGTTTATGGTGGTGGATCACAGCTTGAAGAAGCTGAACTTCGATTCAAGAATTTGAAGGCTAAGTTCATAGACTTGTTTGGCCAACCCCCTCATGTCTACGCTCGATCCCCAG GGAGAGTGAACTTGATCGGAGAACACATTGATTATGAGGGGTACTCTGTCTTGCCTATGGCAATTCGCCAAGACACAATTGTGGCGATTCGGAAGCACGACTCCGATGAGTCTGAGAAGCTCCTTCGAATTGCCAATGTGAATAGTGACAAGTACTCCTTGTGCAATTACCCTGCTGATCCTCTGCAG GAAGTCGATCTGAAGAATCACAAATGGGGTCATTATTTCATTTGCGG GTACAAGGGTTTCTATGAGTATGCCAAGTTGAAAGGAATAGATGCTGGTGAACCCGTCGGActtgatgttattgttgatggTACAGTTCCAACAG GGTCTGGACTGTCAAGCTCTGCAGCATTTGTTTGCTCTTCCACGATCGCTATAATGGCTTCAGTTGGCGTTAACATGCCCAAG AAagaaattgctcaactcacatGTGAATGTGAAAGGCATATTGGGACTCAGTCTGGTGGAATGGATCAG GCCATCTCTGTTATGGCACAATCTGGGTTTGCAGAGCTGATTGATTTCAATCCTATACGTGCAACTGATGTACAACTCCCTGCTGGTGGAACTTTTGTAATAGCCCACTCATTAGCCGAATCACAAAAAGCAGTTACTGCTGCAGTTAACTACAATAATCGGGTTGTTGAATGCCGACTAGCTGCT ATTGTACTGGGCATTAAGCTGGGGATGGAACCTCATGAGGCAATATCTAATGTAAAAACGCTTTCTGATGTTGAAGGGTTGTGTATATCATTCGCTGGTACTCACGGTTCTTCCGACCCTGTCCTTGCTGTCAAG GAGCTATTGCATGAGGAACCGTATACTAGCAAAGATATTGAGAATATCACGCAGCAAAAGTTGGAAACGGTCTTTGCCGCTTCACCAACTTCTTTGGATGTGCTTCGGGCTGCTAAATGTTACAAGTTGCATCAG AGAGCTGCCCATGTATATTCTGAAGCCAAACGTGTCCATGCTTTTAAAGACACTGTATCATCAGAATTAAG TGATGAAGACATGCTGAAGAAGTTAGGTGACCTTATGAATGAGAGTCACAATAGCTGCAGCGTTCTTTATGAGTGCAG TTGTCCAGAATTAGAAGAACTTGTGAAGATTTGTCGAGATAATGGTGCTCTTGGAGCTAGGCTTACAGGAGCTGGATGGGGTGGTTGTGCAGTGGCTTTGGTGAAAGAGAGTCTTGTTCCACAGTTTATACTTAATTTGAAG GAGCAATTTTATCAATCAAGGATTGGCAAAGGAACAATCAATAAGAATGATCTTGGCTTGTACATTTTTGCATCCAAACCCTCAAGTGGTGCTGccattttcaaattttaa